A DNA window from Brassica napus cultivar Da-Ae chromosome A4, Da-Ae, whole genome shotgun sequence contains the following coding sequences:
- the LOC106454457 gene encoding BAHD acyltransferase At3g29680 translates to MATNVIKIVQVSPSTNSALGSLNSLSLPLTLFDLPWKNLPTMQRVIFYRLHELSAESFYSQIFPKLERSLSITLHHYSPFAGRLTWDAQDPKPCILFSQGDSVTLTVAETDAEFSRVSGDGLRPAAELRSFVPSLKASDDSASVLSVQITFFPNQGFCIGVTSHHGAVDGKEHEATKNLPEELTPSFDRTVINVPTRLEEEILGMSAKYRNNNMRTLKPSPAPEITADTIRATVELTRENIEKLKERVKNESTRPLELRLSTYVIAFAYAWTCVVKACEDGANRPVGLLVAADFRHRLSPRVPDTYFGNCVFPIGLFGYEAREFSGEGGFVKVVEILSDSVNGLDSGEIESHCMNYVDGVKKIKPGAQIGAIAGSPRLEIYGVDFGWGRPAKTDLVTIDRTEGFFSLSERKNGQDGVEMGLCLKKSEMNIFLSLYKNGL, encoded by the exons ATGGCAACAAACGTGATCAAGATTGTCCAAGTCAGCCCCTCTACGAACTCGGCACTCGGCTCTCTCAATTCTCTCAGTCTCCCACTAACTCTCTTTGACTTGCCATGGAAAAACTTACCCACTATGCAACGAGTTATCTTCTACAGACTCCATGAGTTATCAGCCGAGTCCTTTTACTCCCAGATCTTCCCCAAGCTCGAGCGTTCTCTCTCCATCACCCTCCACCACTACTCTCCCTTCGCTGGCCGCCTTACGTGGGACGCTCAAGATCCAAAGCCTTGCATCCTCTTCTCCCAGGGCGACTCAGTCACGCTTACCGTGGCAGAGACCGACGCAGAGTTCTCCCGCGTTTCAGGAGACGGACTGCGTCCGGCGGCAGAGTTACGTTCCTTTGTTCCGTCTTTGAAAGCCTCAGATGATTCTGCATCTGTCCTTTCCGTGCAGATCACGTTTTTCCCAAACCAAGGGTTCTGCATCGGCGTCACATCGCACCACGGTGCTGTCGACGGGAAG GAACATGAAGCTACTAAGAATCTACCCGAGGAACTAACTCCTAGTTTCGATCGTACGGTCATCAACGTTCCGACCAGACTGGAGGAAGAGATCTTGGGAATGTCGGCAAAGTACAGGAACAACAACATGAGGACGCTGAAGCCATCCCCGGCGCCTGAGATAACTGCTGATACCATCCGTGCCACGGTTGAGCTAACTCGAGAGAACATAGAAAAACTCAAGGAGCGAGTCAAGAACGAGTCAACTCGGCCACTCGAGCTGCGCTTGTCAACTTACGTCATTGCTTTTGCGTACGCTTGGACTTGCGTGGTGAAGGCATGTGAAGACGGTGCAAACAGACCGGTCGGTTTGTTGGTCGCAGCGGATTTCAGGCACCGGTTAAGTCCGCGAGTTCCGGATACTTACTTCGGGAACTGCGTGTTTCCAATAGGTTTGTTCGGATATGAAGCGAGGGAATTTTCTGGAGAAGGTGGTTTTGTCAAGGTGGTAGAGATCCTAAGTGATTCAGTAAATGGTTTGGACTCGGGAGAGATAGAGTCACACTGCATGAACTATGTGGATGGAGTGAAGAAAATTAAACCGGGTGCACAAATTGGGGCAATCGCAGGGTCACCCCGGTTAGAGATATATGGAGTAGATTTCGGGTGGGGCAGACCTGCTAAGACTGATCTCGTGACCATTGACCGCACCGAGGGATTCTTCTCTTTGTCAGAGAGGAAGAATGGGCAAGATGGTGTGGAGATGGGATTGTGCTTGAAGAAGAGTGAGATGaacatctttctttctttatacAAAAACGGCCTCTAA